A stretch of DNA from Coccidioides posadasii str. Silveira chromosome 1, complete sequence:
TGGCAAGATTCAAAAACAATGTGACGCGCTCCATACTGCCATTCTCCTCGAAGTCTCTTGTAAAGAATCGACTAGTTTCCATGTTCACACCCATAGCGGCGAACACGATAGAGAAATTCTCCTCGTGTCCGTCATGCACATCCTTTGTCGGTTTCACAAGGCCAGCTTGACGACAAATTTGGGCAGCAATTTCATTGTGCGGAAGACCAGCGGCGGAGAAAATTGGTATCTTCTGCCCTCTAGCGATCGAGTTCATGGTATCAATGGCCGAGATACCCGTAGAGATCATTTCTTCGGGGTACACCTATAGTTGAGATCAGCCGGGCTTACGGTGCAATATTTTGAGTACGACGCCCACTCACTCTGGAGTAAGGGTTGATGGGACTGCCGTTAATATCGAGATAGTCTTCCGCGAGGACCTTGGGGCCTTTATCGATTGCGCGACCGGATCCGTCAAATACTCGACCCAACATGTCTTCGGACACACCGAGCTTGAGACTGTGACCGGAGAATTCGACTGTGGTCTTTTCAGATAATCAGCAATGACTCCTGCGGCAATTTGTATAACCGCGCCTCTCACCTTCTTCACATCGATGCCAGATGTTCCTTCAAACACCTATATCACACCAACTCGTATCAGCATCCATCACGGGGGATTACCATTCGGTTTCCGCATAACGCACCTGCACGACGGCTCTATTCCCTATAAATCCGGTGCAATTAGCCATGGCTTCCTTATCCTCAAGCTATAGCAATTGTATACGTACCCCTGGCTTCAAGGACCTGACCAGCTCGCTCGGAGCCATCAGGCAACGTTAAGGACACGATTTCGTTGTATGTTGGGAATTTGACCTAGGATACAAGGGCAACAGTTTTAGTCCAGTGTACTACAGCAAAAGCAGAAATGGCTTGTTTCCGTACATTGTCAAGAATCACCAGAGGGCCGTTGATACCCCCAATGGTATTGTACCGGATGCGAGGTTGGACGGAAGACATCCGGGGATCTTCAAGCCCCGGCGCCATGATTGAATGACGAGGCAAGTTAAAATATCTGTTATTTCTTGGGAGTAAAGGGCAACTCAAGAGAGGTATTCAAACGAGCGCGAGCTTCAGTATGCGCCGATTGGAGATGTGATGTGCTGGAGTTGCTCCGTACAAGGTGCCGTTCGTAGCTCGTGATTGCGCCAGAGCCAATCAGATGACTTCCCCGCTCTAATGACGTAAGCATATCACGTGACATGGAATTAATAGTTTGGATCCTTATAAGGGTATTAGCTGGCCGAGCTCTCGACAGTGAAGAACTTAGGATACTGGATTCCACttattcagaagaatcagagaaaattgcgCGATATCTGACCACTCTGACAAAATCATTAGGCATGGATGGAAAagaaggcatgtgcttgatatccaccccaactttctcccaacaggtAGGAGCCCAAGCTCTTCACTTAACCTTTGCGAATCTCTTAGTTGACATTGGGAACAGTGTTTCACATAGGCTGACACATGTTTATACATCCCTGGCCACCAGTATCGAGCTTGTAAGGTGGAGTAAGTTCCTTCTCGCCCTTTCTGACCAAATTCATCATGCATCATGTGTAGAATTTGTTTGCGTTGTTCCAAGTCGTCCACAACACGCCTTAGGGGTACTCCAGATCCTGCTCGCCTAAAAAGTTGATCTGCTTCCACAACATATTTGGTTGCTTTTCTGCAGAATTTGGCGTATTCTTTTCCATCCATGCCTAATGGTTTTGTTAGCGTAGTCAGATATCGTGCAATCTTCTCTGGTTCTTCTGAATGGGTGGAATCCAGTATCCTAAGTTCTTCACTGTCGAGAGCTCGGCCAGCTAATACCCTTATTAGgatccataaaggcaaatagatcttcatcctcctcttcaGATTTAGGTTGTTCCCCAACACCAAGTCCCTCTGCCACGTGACCCATACGGCGCGAAATTTCCTCTTCTCCGCGAGCCGTTCAGGCTTCATCGCTGAAAAAGCAGACTCCAAGGCGAGAGAGTAACTATActactgtactccgtatagtTTCAGTAATGTGCGGCGTACAGAGCAAATGTAGACTATGGCGATAAGACTGTATATGTACTTGTGCTCGAGAAGATGCCAAGCATATTTTGCTTTGTTCACAATTAACATGGGAGCAGGGGCTGCACCATAGTTACTCGGTAACTACAATATCAGCAGAAGCAGCTCCAGGCACTTTGACGCAGGGAAGTAAACGTAATTTCCCACACAAGTTTTCATCACCTGCTTTGGCTTTCAAGCCCGCCCCGAGAAGTGCAACGTCAAACCGTCCCCACTTCATCTAGACACAGATGGAACGATCCCCGAGCAATAAGTCGATTATGTAGTCATGACGACTTTGACTGTCAAGATAACAACGACCCTCAAAATGCCTTGAAACCCGACATCCCTGCCTCCTCGTCCTTGCGATCCCTACTAGAAGCTACGCAAGATCCATGGTTAAGGTCATCCCTGCTTCGCAGGGAATCACAGTGCGCAACTGTGCTCCATCAAACAGCTCCAAAAAATATGGAAACGCACCGACTAGTTATTATAGAATAGATAGTACGTACTGCGGGATTTAAGATCGTGAGTACATCGGATCTATATCTATTCCGCTGTTGATATAAAGGTCTTGAAGATCTGTTTTTAAAACCGAAATACACAAGTCACGTCCATCTTCAGACATATCAAGGGGCTTATGGTGCCAGAGAGCCAACCCCCCACTGTGGATATGTAACTACATATAAAGCACCGAaacactattcagtctcttCTGCACCAACGTATTCTCCCTTTTCCCATTGGCTTCATCGCTCAAGAACTTTCCAACTCGGGGCCCTGTACATTACTATCGGAAGAGTTACGTTCCTTGTGGTCAGTTgagaagaaaatatcttcttctttttgttctcTTAAAATCTCAAATCCCATCCAATCTTTGGCCCAATGACGGGCAAAGCATCAGCGACACTCTGCACATCCTTGTCGCCCCGGCCACTCAAATTCAGGACAATGTTCTTCCCCTTGCCCATCTTCTTTGCAAGCTCGATCACGCCGTACACTGCGTGGGACGATTCCAGGGCGGGAATAATGCCTTCCAACTCGGCAATAGTCCGGAAACCAATAAGAGCCTGAGCGTCTGTGGCAGCAATGAACTCGGCTCTCGAGGTGTCTTTCCAAGAACTTAATTCCGGCCCGACGCCGGGATAGTCTAGACCAGCCGAAATGGAGTGAGTTTCGGAGATCTGGCCGTGTTCGTCCTGGAGAACGTAGGTTCGCACGCCGTGAAGAACACCTTTGGTTCCTCCAGAGAGAGTCGCCGAGTGCTTTCCCGTTTCAATTCCGTCGCCTCCAGCTTCGACACCCAGCAGTTTGACGCTAAGATCGTCCGCGAAGGGATAGAACATGCCAACAGCATTGCTACCTCCGCCGACACAAGCAACCACGGCATCGGGGAGTCTGCCTGTTAGCTCCTTCATTTGCTGCTTCGTCTCTTCACCGATTACCGACTGGAATGTACGAACGATAGTCGGGAAGGGATGAGGGCCAATCGCTGAGCCGATGATGTAGTGTGTAGTTTCGAGATCGACGACCCAGGCACGAAGTGCTTCGTTGACGGCGTCACGGAGTGTCCGAGAGCCAGCTTCAACAGCTACCACGGACGCCCCGAGAAGCTTCATGCGGAACACATTGAGCGCCTGTCGACGGACGTCCTCTGCACCCATGTAAACAACACACTCCATGCCAAATTTTGCGCACACAGTTGCGGTAGCTACACCGTGCTGGCCTGCTCCAGTTTCGGCAATGATTCTGGTCTTTCCAAGACGCTTTGCAAGCAAAACTTGGCCGAGTGCGTTATTGATTTTGTGACTTCCTGTATGATTTAGATCTTCTCGCTTGATGTAAATGTTAGCGCCCCCAGCGTGTTCGGTGAGGCGCTGAGCGAAATGCAGATTACTGGGACGTCCCATGTAAGGGTAGTACGAGCGATATTCTTCCCAGAATTTAGGATCATTCTTGGCTTCGTTAAATCCAGCCTCCAGTTCAGCGAGACAATCCATGAGTGACTCCGGAACATATTGCCCACCAAACTCTCCAAAGCGTGCTGGGATCGCAGCTGGATTCCCGGTCACATTAAGAGCCTCGAGCTGGTCAACGAGCCCCGGTCCTGGGCTGGAACCCTCCTTGATAACTTTGTCGACTTGTGCCCCCGTGGGTTCCTGCGCTTCTGCCAGTGCCTCAGTGAGGCCAATTTCCCTCGTGAACGGCTCTGACAGCTTGCTCCGATCAACCGTCCTTCCCGTGATGCTTGAACAGTACTCTTTGATCTTCTGGGCTCTCTGGCCTTCAGGTGCTTCACCCAGCACGGTGATCATTTGGCTTCCGATAACGACACCCTCCGCAATTTCTTGGACGTTCAGGAAATGCTCCCTCGTGCTCACGCCGAAACCAACAGCAGCTGGTATATTTCCGGAATAGCTGTGAACTCGTGCCAGAAGCTCTGGAAGGCCCGTACTTAGTCGACCCGTGGCGCCAGTGACACCCATTCTCGACACAACATAGATAAAAGAATCGGCGATGCTGCAGAGTAGTCTCATTCGGGAGTCTGAGGTAGCAGGGGCAATCAGAGGGACATACGAGAGCCTACACATAGAGCATGAATATCAGCATCGCCACAGTTTTAAAACACACTCCCCGCGGTGACTGACTCACCCTTCCTTCTTGCATAGATCTCTAAATCGAACGGCTTCCTCTGGTGGCAGATCAACCATAATGAAGCCATTGATCCCGGCGGCTTTAGCGGTTTTCAGTATCTTTTCCTCGCCATATCGCAAGAGCGGGTTGTAGTAGCCCATAAGCAGCACGGGAGCTCTCAATCCCCGATCCCTCGCCTGGCGAACCATTTCAAGCACAGAAGTGATAGTAACACCATGTTGCAACGCCTGAGTGTTCGCGCGCTGGATGGTGGGGCCATCGGCAATGGGATCTGTAAAGGGCACACCGAGCTCGATGATATCTGCCGTccaaaaaaggagagaaatGGAAAGGTTAGCTGACAGATAATCACAGATACCTTCattgagaaaaaaaaatgtatatatatatagatgTAGCGAAAAAAAATTTTTGCGCCCTTACCGGCTCCACCCTCTTCCATGCCCAATATGATATCAACGGTTTCGTCAGGGCGGGGATACCCCGCGGTGACATACGCAACCAGCGCAGAGCGTCCCTCTCGCTTGCATTGTGCAAATGTCTGCTTTATGCCCTCCATGATGGAAGTTGCTTTTCTGCCCTCCGTCTGGTTAGGCGTTGGTGTCTTTCCTTGCTCTTCGATCCGATCAAAGCGAATTGCGGGGAATTAATTTTGGAGTGAAGGGGAATGGGAATTGAAAAATTAAagacgaaaaaaaaaaaaaaaaaaagaaaaaagagaaaaggaaaggagcTACAGACGCTTAAGCAGTCAGCCCGGtaggaggaggaggataaAGGGAGAAGAGTTGAGggagagagagctttctggGGAGCAACAAACTGCGAGAGTGGCGCTGACTCACTGCTGGATGGCTTGCGATTTCGAATATCGAGCCGCAGAAAATTTGGGGGGTTTCGGAGATACTCGCCCGCCTCGCGATCAGATTGCCCCCCAGCAGCAGCTCCCGATTTCCACTGGCTAAACTTACTCCGAGCTAGCCAGGAACACGCCAGCCAGCCCCCTAACGCAAAACTCCGCACTTCGAGGGCAAGCCGAGTTTTTCATTTTCGCCACCCACGGGCGCGCGAGACGGGTACTCACGTAAATCGTGAATGAGCACAATATTTGGAAGATGATATGGAGTATTCTAAGAACCAATTGAATTGAATTCAAAAAACTATCTGATATCTGAGTCGGCGCCCATTATAACTCCCAGTAGCTATATTTCCATCCAAAATAACCAAGATCGGAAAAAGGTGTATTAGGATCCCTTGCGACAGGCTCGCAGCAGCAAAATCACCAAGTCAAGCTCCAatatccaaaaaaaaaaaaaaagaggaaaatcaaaaacaACGCAAAAGCATCCAATATCAAAAAGCCCACGCAAAACACAAGCAACAAGTCAAAAAACAAAACCGCCACTTTTTCCCGTGCAGGACGCCAAGAAATAGTCCCGTTCCCATATCCGATGCAATGCTGTGTAAAAAGGAGCGGCTGATGCTAAACCAAAAAGCATGCAAAATTTTCGACAAAAAGGAATGACCGTGCCCAGTTTTCCTTCAAATGCAAATAAATGCGCGTCAACCGGACCTACCCAGAAACAAGCTTTGATAAACAAGAGGGGGCGTCTATTAAAACACAATATCCAAAGGCGAAGGAGAGTCGTCGGGTGAGATATTAGAGAAACGCCTTTGGGGAAAGAGGATGATTAGTGTAAGGGAGGTTCCAAAAAAGGGATTAGAGCCGCGATATAAGTAAGACGCCGTCCACCTGTGTCATCGACATAAAGGAGTGAGACATGACCAGGGGGGAATCATCTGtgaaagcaaaaaaaaaaaaaaagaccaACCAACGCCGCGCTTGTTTCTGACAGGTCGTCAAAGGAGTGGCAGAAGGAAATTCGTGACCATTATTATATCAGTGCATCGGAGGTGTAAAAGGAGCGACTCACGGGACCAGCATCTTCCAAAGATGAAATCGCTCGCATAAAAagcggaaaaaaaaaaaaatacaaaaCCGCTATGCAATACAAAAAATTATCGAATTAGAACAATTACGGTGATTCGAAAGACGGCGGAAACAAGGTACTGGGTAGGATCAAGAAATAGGGGGAGCGAGGTCGACGTCAAGAAGTGGTCTGGCGGCGCACAGCGTGACTTAAGGTGAATTGATGACTATCGAAAAGGTAACTCTCTTAGACACCGCCGCCTGGATGACTGGGAGGGTAGGACGAGTGATTGGCGTCTCGGCCAACAGTTGTGAAGTTTCCAGAATAGGAGTACGGCAGGTCTTGAGGGGCCGGGTGAGTGGAAGAAGGGCTAGAGGTGACAAAGTTGTTGAAATCAAAGGAACCGTGACGCGGGATCAAGGCTGGCGACGACACTTGTTGTTGCTGGGCGCGATGGAATTGATAGGCCGCGTGCTGATTGTCGATGGAAGGCACAACAGCACGCATTGGTGAGGCTACCGCCATTTGATTGTTGCCATAAACCTGAGCGCGGAACTGTGGAGGTACACCTAGAGCACTAGAAACGTCGACAATACGCTGTGAAGATCCGGCAGGATAGTCCAACTGGCCGTTAACATTGACATTGACGGGATAGTTTGAAGCCAGGGGCGCTTGAAGAGTTCCTGCTGTTGAAGAGTAACTGGCAGACTGTAGGAAGGCGATTTAGCATCTGGCTGACCGCAGAATCTAAAAGAGGGAGAGTGATAGACTTACGTATTTTCCAATAATCTTCTTCAATGCATGAGCTAGAATTCTCCATGGAAACACCTTGACGTCCTTCTCAATATTTCGCGGTTTCGGGTTCGGGAAGCCCATGATGACTTTGAAGAACTCTTCGCTCTCCGCTTTTGCCTTCGAAACGGTCAACGGGCGGAAACCCTCAAGATTCCTACGAATCCGGTTCTTCTCTTCCACGGTAAATCTAACTCCGACAAGCGATTCAAGCAGGTAGATGGTGTCAACGCTGGTCACATAGCACTCTTTCTTGCCAGCCCAGTAAATGCAGCTGATACAGATACTGTTGGGAGCACGATCAGCAGGCGCTACGGGAGCGAAATCCGCATGGATACTGCTGCCAGTTTGATGACGCGTGAATTGTACAAGTCGTCTTTGAACTTCCTGTTCATCTTTCGACCAGTTATCTGCCATGGAGTCAAGGTCGCCATTCAACTTGAGAACTGCCTTTGTGGGATACATCGCATAAGGGTTAAAAGACTGGTTTTGAGATACTGCTCCGGAACCTGCGAGCGATTGTTGAATTGTAGAAGTTCGGATGAGAGTCGGGTTTTGACCAGTCCTAACAGAGAGAGGCAATTCCGTGGTTTGAGAGAGCGGCGTCATATTATATCGAGGGTTGAAGTCTGCAATGGTGCTGTCTGGAAAGGCTGGGCTCCAAGATGACGCCAGAGGGGATGGGGCTTTGATTCTAGATTGAGAAACGTTGGCATAGACATCTAGCTGCGTTGGGGGAAGCGGCGAAGGAACGCGCTGGCCGTTGGCAGGATAGCCCGTCATCGATGCCGGAGTAGGAAGATAGGCCGAGTAGGGGGATGCTGACAAACTACTTTCGGCGTAGACTGAACTTCTTGGGCTGTCTTTGGTTCTCAATTGTTTCACTGGCGCCGAGTTCGAGGAGGAAATGTCATCTGAGCCGCAAgacatctttctcttccgAGACCCTGGAGAAACAGCTTGAACGGACTGTTCATAACTAAAGGCACCGATTTGCACCATGTGAGTTGTGGGTCCCTCAGGGTCCTCCATTACTAACTGAACAGGGATTGAAGAAGAAGTCGATTCTGTTGAGGAGAACGGTGGTACATCGACTGTAAGGGCGTATTGGAACAGAACTTTCTGGACACCTACAAGGGCCACAGAGCATTCACAGCGTGAGGATCCAAATATCAAAGTAAACGACCACGGAACCGGGTTGATAATGTCCAAAGTTGACTGTATTTGGACTGTCAATTTTGTGCCTTCCGCCCCATTGGCTGGGTCGAAGCTAACAACTTCAGGTGGTGGCCGTGTGGACGCCTCTAAGCTCGGAGAGCGCGGGAAATCAAAGGGGGAGCCGGCATATCCTCTATTACCTACATAGTGGATACTTTCATCGTCTGAAACGGGATGACTTTCAAGAACGGGAGTGAAAAGTTGCCCAGAGTATGGCGCTTGGGCATATGCCGGCAACGCGCCTTGATAGAGAGCTCCTGTCGTTCCATCATAGTCTAGAAGAGCCAATGTCAGTTATTAATCTACTGAGTATGTGTGTGACCTTGCATATCCAAACTCGGTCGTATTGATTGGAGATATACTAACCTAACAGATCGGTTGGTTGACACTTCTCGTAAGTCGACATGGACATCGGGCCTCCAGTCTTGGCCCAAAGGCCGTCTGAGAATGTTCCTGCAAATCTTGACTCCTCCGGATCTGAAAAGTCGACTGATTCGTCAAATATCAAAGGCGACTGGAAGTCCAGATCGAACTAGATCAACAATatcagtactccgtaccgagCCACTACACGTTCAACACGGATATTTCCGATATGTTTCCGGTAATCCGCATAGGGAAAAGGTAAGGAACCAGAATCTTACCTGGGTAGTGAGTCCCTTTGAATACGCCAGGGTGACGGTGCTGCAAAAGATGCAGCAAGAACGGATTTGGTTTAGTAAGCGAGTGACTGAGATCTGACTGATctcgcaaaaaaaaaaaaaaaaaaaaaagcctgGATATGTCTCGGAAGCGCTTAATTGCACTTCGAGCCAAAAGCGAGCGACAGAAAGAGACTGTCAATGAGTCTCAAAATCACACAAACCACAGAAAGGGCGGCGAGTTAACATCCAGGGAGCACACGATAAGTCAAATAAAATATGTGGTTGCTGATCGCGCCACAGCCAATATGTCGATCGTTGGTTTCCTTCAATCGCAAAGCACGCTTCGAGTGCAAAGCCGCTTGCAGTGTGTGATTTTGAGAATTGAGAGCAAAATGTACGACAAAAGCTGGGTCAATGGTCAGCATTAGGAGTTTGACAATCGGCTGGCGGCATCATCGTATTAGCAGACTTACCGAGTGAATAAAACAAAGTAtagcttaaaaaaaaaaaaaaaaccaaatGTCGCCCGACGCAGATATGCGCTGGAAACTCAACTAGACCTGCGATGATGTCCTGAAAGAAAACGTTCGTTAGTCTATAGACAGGTTGACATCCAACAAGAAGGAGACATGAACCATGGTACCCGATAACCATTGTGGCTACGAACCAATGAGAAGCAGAAGATGCCCAAATAGCCTCTTGACCTGCAGCTTAGAGATAGCAAGGTAGGAACGCGTCGTTGCTTACCTTGGCCCGGTCGCCTTTGACAGTGTGGAATCCACTTTGGCTAGTGGTTGATACGCCCCGGTAGGATGCCGCTCTTTCAGAGATGAAAGGTCCCAAGAAAACGCAAAGGAAGATTCAAGGGACTAATCCTTTTTGCGAACAGAATGCGGAAAAGAAGATGTCCGTGGACAGGCCCACAAGAAAATTGGTCCTTGATGCCGCGCAGATAGGGATTTTCCTCGTGGTGTTGGGTCTGCGTGCGCCTTGCAGATACTCGATCAACCGACGGAACGGTACAGCACACGGGATGGATTGTCGAGTTGCTTTGAGCACAGCAATGGAATGTGCCGGTGTCCTGCTTCAATGGAATGAATTTCGCATGGACCTCTTTCTTgatccctctttttttttttttttttttttctttttttttccctttaatttttttttcaattctttctctttttgctTAGAGTAtatgattttcttttttccttccctcAAGAGGTATATACTGTATTCTGTTCTGTCGCCCAAAaggggagggggggaagTCTCCCTCGGAGCCTAGTTTAAAAAAgtgaaggaagaaaagagaccTTCTGTGGAAGTAGAGTGTGTTGAGAGATGGATGGGAGAGCGAATGTGAATTCCCCAGCGATTTGAAAAATCGATAGCCACGGATTAAGAGATAGGATATTATGTACTAAGGGGGTTTTGTATATGTAGATTATATTTTCAGCCGTCGTCCGAAAAAGCACCTTAAAGCATGTAGCGAACGTAAATTCGTCGAAAAGCGAGTGTGTAGTTCTGGAGGGAACTGAACGAAGGGACAAACGATGGGGAGCGATGGATTTGGGTCAGAGCGCCATGGTCGAGGTGAGGGATGGGGGCGGGAgaggggaagaagaagaggtggaggaagaagagggaagaaaaaagagaagaggagaagaggaggaggaggaggaggaagagcagGAGGGAGGAAGTTGGAGGGTGCTGGTGGTGATATTATGTTATGACGAGCATATCGGGCCTGGAGGTATTTTCTGGAATGCTACAGTCACCCCCGCCACAAGCCAGAAAATGGGCAGCTTCAAACTCTCCAACGAAACGTGACAACTCTCGCTGGGCGACCGGGGTGGGCAGCCGCTGACCAGGGAAACTCGACAGCCGACATCTGGCGAAATACGGTTACCGGACCACTCAAATCAAGCAAACCACATGGCCGAAAGAAGACGGTTGTGTGGTGCGCCCCACCAATCACCGCCCGCTCCCAGACCCGCTCCGGTCCAAACATCCATATCCGCGTTACAGTACATTACGCAACCCCGTCCCTCGACTGTCGATGCCCCACGCCCGCGCCTACCGATGACGGCTGCAGCTCATCGCCTGGCCATTTCAAATTTTCGGCGCACGGAATCTTACAGCTTGTGTGCTGGTACCGTAACACAAGGTCGCTTTTAGATCATTAAGTAAGCGGCTTGGTTTATTACCGTGGGAAGCACGCAGAAACCGACCCCGGTACGGGATCACTCATCACGGTCCACCCGATATCAAAAATATCGAAaagtaaaaaataaaagaaaaataggaaggaagagaaaggaaaaagaaaactaTCGGGTTTATTCTAGAGGCAGTGCCACGTTTGGTTTGAGCGGTCATGTCTGGGGAAACTTTTTTTCGGACATTGTTTTATCGTAGCACTCTTCTCGCGGCTTCAGAGTTACGACGACACCCAGAGTTTTTGGCGAGTGTCCTCGCTGTACGGCGCATTCGCGCTAGATTCTGACTGGGGagcgccttttttttttttttatctacCTTTTTTTGTGTTGTCGGATCTTCGATACGAAACCACTAGCGACCGATCAAATAATTCACAGGACCAGCTAGCTGGCCGTAGCGTGTCCCAGGTTGAGCACCGCAAGATAGCCCGTCAAGAACAAGCTCTTCCCCCTCCCTTCCGAGCTCTGGAAACCAAAGCTGTCGGTCGTGTCGCTTTGACATTCGAAGCATTGACTCCAGTCAAGCTACGACGGtgcttaaaaaaaaaaaaaagagaaagccCAGAATCAAGCAGAAACGTCCCATCCTAGCACGGTGCACTGCCTCGCCCTCCGATACAGGACCCCGTACAGAGTGCATACACAACTGTTCcttttccccctccccccgACTGGCAGCCTTGGCGATTCTTTCTCTCTGGCAGAGGTGCACGTTGAGTTGTTTCCTGCGCTGTCCCAGCATCGATACGGAAGAGCAGCCGGTACCTCCAATCAGATACATACTAGCCCGTACGGAGAGAGGTCCCAAGGTACCAGGTAATGCGGCCCGTATTGAGTTATGCCTGATCCGGTAACCCTCAAAGTCGCCAATTCTTGCCTCGCGAGGGGCCGCTCTACAGGGCTCTTCCATGCGAAACTCTCTCGCGCTCGCACCGATCCTCACCCTCCCGACAAGCGATGGTGCCGAACGAGCCAGCACGTCGCCAGTGAGCAGCGCGTCTCCATATCGCTGCTCGCCGTTGGATGGCGAATCTTTCAACagcagccagccagccagccaacCGGCCAGCGGGACAGGCGACGTAACGCAGCCCTTCCTTACCACCCCCACGCGAGAACGATTCCTGTTGAGGTTCTTTTTACCTAAACTCACCACCTGGTTAGTTACCtgactacggagtaaacaTCTATATTTAGAACACAGCCTAAAGAGTTAGGCTTTTCCGGAGTAAACTCGAACCACTCTTTGCCTCTCCGATTCCCGAAGGATCCATCACCCACGCCCTAACGAtcgcttctttttctgccctCCGAACCTTTGACTTCTCACATCATTCCACTACGTAAGAGCCGCCCCGATGATCGACTTTTCAAGTTTGGAATTGTCCAGGGGCCGCGGACCATTCCTTGAACCTGATCCAACGCCCGCGTTTCCGCGCGAGGCGGCGCAGACAGGCCATGAGCGACGGTGGAGTATCCTCACAGTTAGCTCTCCATAGGAATAACAGTAAAAAAGAACCTGCAAAAATTGACATCTAGCTGGCCCCTCGATCCCCATTGGACGGACACTTGCTGCTCCAGCGGAGAGACCAGAGGCAAGCCAGATGGGCCATCGACGTTTCACTGCAGGACGCTTGAGATGTAGCAGGGCCTTCCACTCTCTCGACCCATTTTCGGGGAAAAGGAGTAAGGATGGCTCAATTACCATGATGACAACCGGGCGCTCCGTTCCAGCTTTGCGCGAAACTTTGCTCGAAGCTGCTAGCTTGTTGGGGGGGTTGGTTTGTTGTGGAATATGACCCCCAAAGGTAGaattcctttctttttctaattttttttttttttttcctcttcttttttccaa
This window harbors:
- a CDS encoding uncharacterized protein (EggNog:ENOG410PI13~COG:K~BUSCO:3232at33183), which encodes MSMSTYEKCQPTDLLDYDGTTGALYQGALPAYAQAPYSGQLFTPVLESHPVSDDESIHYVGNRGYAGSPFDFPRSPSLEASTRPPPEVVSFDPANGAEGTKLTVQIQSTLDIINPVPWSFTLIFGSSRCECSVALVGVQKVLFQYALTVDVPPFSSTESTSSSIPVQLVMEDPEGPTTHMVQIGAFSYEQSVQAVSPGSRKRKMSCGSDDISSSNSAPVKQLRTKDSPRSSVYAESSLSASPYSAYLPTPASMTGYPANGQRVPSPLPPTQLDVYANVSQSRIKAPSPLASSWSPAFPDSTIADFNPRYNMTPLSQTTELPLSVRTGQNPTLIRTSTIQQSLAGSGAVSQNQSFNPYAMYPTKAVLKLNGDLDSMADNWSKDEQEVQRRLVQFTRHQTGSSIHADFAPVAPADRAPNSICISCIYWAGKKECYVTSVDTIYLLESLVGVRFTVEEKNRIRRNLEGFRPLTVSKAKAESEEFFKVIMGFPNPKPRNIEKDVKVFPWRILAHALKKIIGKYSASYSSTAGTLQAPLASNYPVNVNVNGQLDYPAGSSQRIVDVSSALGVPPQFRAQVYGNNQMAVASPMRAVVPSIDNQHAAYQFHRAQQQQVSSPALIPRHGSFDFNNFVTSSPSSTHPAPQDLPYSYSGNFTTVGRDANHSSYPPSHPGGGV
- the TRP5 gene encoding tryptophan synthetase (EggNog:ENOG410PFFQ~COG:E~BUSCO:2210at33183) yields the protein MEGIKQTFAQCKREGRSALVAYVTAGYPRPDETVDIILGMEEGGADIIELGVPFTDPIADGPTIQRANTQALQHGVTITSVLEMVRQARDRGLRAPVLLMGYYNPLLRYGEEKILKTAKAAGINGFIMVDLPPEEAVRFRDLCKKEGLSYVPLIAPATSDSRMRLLCSIADSFIYVVSRMGVTGATGRLSTGLPELLARVHSYSGNIPAAVGFGVSTREHFLNVQEIAEGVVIGSQMITVLGEAPEGQRAQKIKEYCSSITGRTVDRSKLSEPFTREIGLTEALAEAQEPTGAQVDKVIKEGSSPGPGLVDQLEALNVTGNPAAIPARFGEFGGQYVPESLMDCLAELEAGFNEAKNDPKFWEEYRSYYPYMGRPSNLHFAQRLTEHAGGANIYIKREDLNHTGSHKINNALGQVLLAKRLGKTRIIAETGAGQHGVATATVCAKFGMECVVYMGAEDVRRQALNVFRMKLLGASVVAVEAGSRTLRDAVNEALRAWVVDLETTHYIIGSAIGPHPFPTIVRTFQSVIGEETKQQMKELTGRLPDAVVACVGGGSNAVGMFYPFADDLSVKLLGVEAGGDGIETGKHSATLSGGTKGVLHGVRTYVLQDEHGQISETHSISAGLDYPGVGPELSSWKDTSRAEFIAATDAQALIGFRTIAELEGIIPALESSHAVYGVIELAKKMGKGKNIVLNLSGRGDKDVQSVADALPVIGPKIGWDLRF